A region of the Candidatus Binataceae bacterium genome:
CGGCGGCAATCCGAAGATCAGATGCGAAAAGCCCATGTCCTGGAAGCGGCGAGCCTGATCTTCTTTCGCCGTCACGCCGAAAATTCCAAGCTGCAAATCTTCAAAGCGGCGGCCGGCCCGATCAGCGGCCTCGCGCAATTTCTGCAGGCCTTCCTTGAGCTTGTCGCCGCCGCGATTTATCGGCATCCAGCCGTCGCAGTATTCAACCGTGCGATCGAAAGCCTTGCTGGCCTCCGAGCCCATCAGTATCGGCGGGCCGCCGGGCTGGAGCGGTTTGGGCCACGACCACATCGGCTCGAAGTTGACGAATTCCCCATGGAATTCAGCTTTTTCGTTGCGCCAGATCTCTTTCATGGCCAGCACGCGCTCGCGCAGCAGCCGCCAGCGTCGTTTGAAATCGGTGCCGTGGTCTTCCATCTCCTCGGCGTTCCAGCCGCCGCCGATCCCGAGGATCACGCGGCCGCCGGAGATCACGTCGAGGGAGGCGACCTCTTTGGCGAGGACGATCGGATCGCGCTCGACTACCAGGCAGATGCCGGTGCCAAGCTTGATCCGCTTGGTCGCGACGGCCGCCGCGGTCAATGCGACGAAGAGATCGTGAGTATGCGAATACTCCATCGGCAGCTCCGCGCCGCCCGGCCAGGGCGAGCGCCGGCTGGTGGGGATGTGCGTATGCTCGGGGAAAAAGAGCGAATCAAGGCCGCGCTCCTCAACCGCTTTGGCCAGCTCGACCGGCTGAATTGCGTAGTCCGTCGGAAACATCATCGCGCCGAAGGTGCTCATTGTTTTAACTCCCGGTTAGCTGTGGTTAGGCTTTCGCGCTGGGGCGAGCCGAAACTTCGGCATGCCAGCGCGCGAGATTTTTCTGCTCGGGTTGAATCGCGATTTTCGAGACGCGGCCGAAGTCGATCGCGATCATCGCGGTGATGTCAGCGATCGAGAAGCGGTCGCCGGCGATATAGCGGCGGTTGGCAAGCTCGCTATCCAGCCACTTGAGGTTGTCCTCGGCGTTCTGCTTCTGCAGCTCGGCGTATTCCGGCAACTGGCGAATCCGCCCCTTGAAGAATTCGTGGCGCTGGCGGAAGGCGTCGGCGATCGGCATCAGGATCGCCAGTTCCATCCGGCGGTTCCACATCTCGACGACCGCGCGATCTTTGGCGTCCACGCCCATCAGCGGCGGTTCTGGGTGCAGGCCCTCGAAGTAGCGGCAGATCGCGACGCTCTCGGCAATGCACGTGCCGTCGTCGAGTTCGAGCACCGGCACGCCGGCGAGCGGATTCTTCTTGAGGAACTCGGGCTGGCGATTGACGCCCTTGCCGATATCGACGTCCTCGAGCGGAACCTGGAGATTTTTCTCGGCGAGAAAGACGCGAACGCGGCGCGGGTTTGGCGCCACAGGGGAATTATAGATCTTCATACTGAATACTGCTCCTGTTTTTTCCGTCGATTACGGATTCATCGCCACGCTTGGTTCAATGCATTGTGACTTATACTTCGATGCTGGATCGGATCGCCAACGCACACTCAGCCAGGCAAATCTTTCCTGACGCAGCTCGCAGACTCGCCTGCTCGCTCCGCCTGCGGCTCCGCTAGTGTGCCGCAAGATTCAATTGCCGCGAGCGCGCCGTTGGTGAGCTGATCAGCTTTCAATGCTGCCAGCAACTCATCAACGATCCTGTGCCAGACGGCTCCGGGCGCGCGCGCGTGAGTCGCATGATCGGCAATGATTTCGGCGTAGTGCTCGGCCAGGGAAACGAAGATCAGGACGTGGGGTCGCGTGGAATCGCCGGCCGCGCTATGGATGGCGAATTCGCGATGGGCCAGCTCTCGCGCGTGCGCCTGTTTGACGCGTGACGGGACCAGCGCCAGCCGAATGGGCATCCAGTCAAAAATCAGGACGAGGACCAGTAGAAGCGCTACCTCGATAAAGACGGTCGTGCGATCGTCGAGATCGGGAAATCCGAGGGCGACGATCACGGCGAGCAAAATCGCGCCGCCGCCTGCCCAGACGATCGGATAGAGCGAGTAGCGATCGCTGACACGAGTTATGACCAGGCTCAGATGAGCGCCAGTGCGTTCAGCGATCGCGGCGATCGCATCATCGATACGCTGGCGTGCAGCGGCGTCGAAGCGCGCCATCACCAGCCGCCCGACGCGCCGCCGCCGCCGAACGAACCGCCGCCACCCGAGAATCCTCCACCGCTTCCGCCGCCGAAGCCTCCGCCGCGATAGATCATCGGCCCGGCCCCGCCGAGGTAACCGCGCGCCATCGAGCCGCGGCTGAGGCGGCTGCGCCAAAACATAAAGGCGAAAAAGATGACCATGAGAAGCAGCATCCCGACAGGCGAATTCTCGACCGTCGTGGGCCGCGGCGCGCGCGGCTGCGCGGCTGTGGTGTCGCCCCCAAGCACCGTCAGGATTGCCGCGGTTCCGGCGACCACGCCGGCGTTGAAATCTCCCGTGCGGAAGCTCGGCAAAATCTGATCCTCGATTATCACGCGGCTGGCGGCGTCGGTGAGTGTACCCTCGAGGCCGTAGCCGACCTCGATGCGGACCTTGCGCTCGTTCGGCGCGACGATCAGCACTGCGCCGGTATTCTTGTCTTTCTGACCGATGCCCCAGGCGCGCCCGAGCTGGTAGCCGTAATCTTCAATCGAATAGCCCTCGAGCGACTTGAGCGTGACGACTACGACCTGCTGGCCGGTGGCGCGCTCATGTGCGGCCAGCATCTCGACGAGCCCGTTACGAGTGGCGGGAGTGAGGATTCCGGCGTCATCGACGACGCGGCCGCTGAGTTGTGGAAACGTTGGGGTTGCGGCGTAAAGCGGCGCGCCGAGCATCAGCAGGAGCGCGAACGTCCACCAGCCGCGAAGCATAGTCGGCCGCATCAGAAGTTGACCTGTGGCGCCTGCTGCGCCTGCTCCGAAATCGCGAAGGTTTGCCGCAGCTTGAGGTCCGGGTAGAGCATCGCAGCGATCCAGCGGCCGGGGATCGTCCGCAACTCGGTGTTGTACATCTGCACCGCGCTGATGTAATCGCGGCGCGCGACGGCGATGCGGTTCTCGGTGCCTTCGAGCTGCGATTGCAGCGCGAGGAAATTCTGATTCGATTTCAGATTCGGATAATTTTCGGTGACCACCAGCAGCCGCCCGAGCGCGCCGCTCAACGCTGATTGGTTCTGCTCGAACTGATGAAAGGCCTGCGGGTTTGAGAGGATGTCGGCCGGCAGTTGCATCTGCGTCGCCTTGGCGCGGGCTTCGACCACCTGGGTCAGCACCTGCTGCTCCTGATGCGCGTAGCCCTTCACGGTCTGCACCAGGTTCGGAATGAGATCGCTGCGCCGCTGATATTGATTCAGCACCTCGCTCCAGGCGGCCTTGACCTGCTCGTCGAGGGTCGGCAGGCGGTTGACGCCGCATCCGGGGAGGCTGATTAGCGTCAAGACGATGAGCGCCCAGAGCGCTGATGACGGCATGAGTCGGATTCGCATCGATCGTGGTCTCCTCAATCGCACGCTCCATATTTGCTCGCGCCCCGCTTCAGCGCCAGCAGGCCGAAGTTTTTACGGCTTCGATAATCTGCTAATGAATTTCAACGCCTTCGGAGGACCGTCGCATGACCTGCTCTCGAATTCTGGCGATGTCCGCGCTGGTGGCGGCCTTCGCAATCGCCGGGATCAAGCCAGGCGCGGCCAAGACGCCACCGCCGCCAATCTGCGTCAACGTGGGCGGTACCAGCGGTTGCTTTTCGAGCATTCAGGCGGCGGTGAACGCCGCACCGACAGAGACGACCATCAACGTCTCGCCCGGGACCTATTTCGAAAACGTGACGATTGGTGGCGGCGAAGTCGCGATTCTTAACAGCACGATCAGCGGCAACGTCGCCGAGGCGGGCAGCGCTTCAGGTTCCGCGGGCGGCGGAATCGAGAACAACGGGGGCAAAGTAACGCTCAACAATGTGACGATTGCCGACAATACGGCCGGGACCGGCGGCGGCGTCGATACCAGCGCCGGCAGGAACTTCAAGATCAGCAACTCGATTATTTCCAACGATACCGGCACCGAGCTCGATAACGATTGTGCAGGTAAGATTGATTCCAGAGGGTTTAATCTCATTCTCGACACAACCGGTTGCACCTTTATCGGCAAGACCTCGACCGACATTACCGGCATGGATCCGCTGCTTCAGGCGCTGGCGTTGAATCTACCCGGCACAACCGAAACGCAGGCCCTGACAGCCGGATCTCCGGCGCTGACCAAGGGTAATCCGGCGACGCCCAACGGCAAGGGCATCCGCTGTTTCGCTACCGGTCAAAACGGACTTGTCCGTCCAAAGGGCGAGTGTGATATCGGAGCATTCCAGCTCAGCGGCGTCATCTGATTTAAGCGGTCGCTGTTCACGCTGCCGGCAGGGTGAACTTCGCCAATGTATACTCGCGCGCGCACCTGGCCCACCAGCAATCGAAGTTTTTAAGGCAGCGCCAATTATGCTAGACCGCGTGGGAGCCGCGCGCATCCACGAGCGCGACGCTTTGAGGAGGAACTCACGTGCCGTCAGTAGAATTTGGCGCAACCATTCCGGGCTCCAAGGGAATCTCCGAATACGCCCAGCAGGCCGAGAGCATGGGCTTCGACTATCTGTGCTCTGGGGAACATATGATGTTCCACGGGCCGGTGGGTAATTCGCTCATCGCGCTTTCGATCGCCGCGGGCGCCACCAAGAAGATCAAACTGATGAGCACGGTGGTGCTGCTGCCGCTCTATCGGCCGATGGTGATCGCCAAGCTGACCTCGGTGCTCGACGTCGCGTCGGACGGCCGCTATCACATGGGGATCGGCATCGGCGGCGAATTTCCCAAGGAGTTCGAGGCCTGCGGCGTGCCGGTGAACCAGCGCGGCTCGCGCTCGAACGAAGCGCTCGAAGTGATCACCAAGCTGTGGACCGAAAAGAACGTGACGTTCGAGGGACGCTACTCGAAGTTTTCGGGCGTCACAATCCAGCCGGCGCCGGTCCAGAAGCCTCATCCTCCCATCTGGGTCGCGGGGCGCAAGGAGCCCGCGATGCGCCGCGCGGCGCGCTACGCGCAGGGCTGGATTCCCTACATGTACACGCCCGAGATGCTGCACGAGAGCCTCGATAAAATCCGGCAGTTCGGGATGGAGGCGGGCCGCGACATGAGCAACTTTCGGCCGGGCCTGTTCATCTTCGCGTCGGTCTATCCGGATCGCGAAAAGGCCAAGGAGCAGGCCGCCAAGGCGCTCGGCGGCACCTATGCGCAGGACTTCTCGAAGATCGCCGGCCGCTACACGCTGTACGGCAATCCCGACGACTGCCGCAAGCGGCTGCAGGAATATGTCGACGCGGGCGCGCGCACCGTGCTGATTAGCTGGGCCTGCCGCCACGAGGATATCGCGCAGAACATGAAGCTGGTCGCCGAGGAGATTACGCCGGCCTTCAGATAGCGTCGCGCCGGACGCGGCGCACACTTTCCCGCGATGGAAACCGGGGTCGAATGGAAGATTACCGGCGCGCCGGGCCGAGCCGCCGCCGTACTGCTACTGCTTGTAGTCTTTACCGTCACGGCGTATAGTCTTGAGAATCAGCAGGCGGCCGCCGGAATCACGCTCGAGCGGATGGCGCGCGCACAGTTTGGGACGCTGAGCGCCGCCGAAGTTGTGATGCTGCATACGGCGCCGACCCGCGCAGTCGCCTGGGCCTCGCCCAGCCAGGATCCCAACGCGCCGATCAACGACCCGTCCAAAGCCGCCTCATGGGGTCCCGAACGGACGATCCGCGCGGAGATAATCGAATGGCTGCTCTCCGATGCGCAGGCGTCACGAGTCGTGCATCCGAGCGGGCTCGGCGTCAAGGGCGCGCGCATCACCGGCAAACTCGATTTTTCCTATCTCACGATCACCTCGCCGATCATGCTCGTGCTGTGCGCGATCGGCGACGGCATCGATCTGCAATACGCGCATTACCAAAGCCTCGATCTGCGTTCGAGCTTCACCGGTCCCATCGTCGGCGACCTATCTGTCAGTCAGGGCGAT
Encoded here:
- a CDS encoding glutathione S-transferase → MKIYNSPVAPNPRRVRVFLAEKNLQVPLEDVDIGKGVNRQPEFLKKNPLAGVPVLELDDGTCIAESVAICRYFEGLHPEPPLMGVDAKDRAVVEMWNRRMELAILMPIADAFRQRHEFFKGRIRQLPEYAELQKQNAEDNLKWLDSELANRRYIAGDRFSIADITAMIAIDFGRVSKIAIQPEQKNLARWHAEVSARPSAKA
- a CDS encoding LLM class F420-dependent oxidoreductase translates to MSTFGAMMFPTDYAIQPVELAKAVEERGLDSLFFPEHTHIPTSRRSPWPGGAELPMEYSHTHDLFVALTAAAVATKRIKLGTGICLVVERDPIVLAKEVASLDVISGGRVILGIGGGWNAEEMEDHGTDFKRRWRLLRERVLAMKEIWRNEKAEFHGEFVNFEPMWSWPKPLQPGGPPILMGSEASKAFDRTVEYCDGWMPINRGGDKLKEGLQKLREAADRAGRRFEDLQLGIFGVTAKEDQARRFQDMGFSHLIFGLPPAKADKVLPMLDTYATLAAKLR
- a CDS encoding LemA family protein, yielding MRIRLMPSSALWALIVLTLISLPGCGVNRLPTLDEQVKAAWSEVLNQYQRRSDLIPNLVQTVKGYAHQEQQVLTQVVEARAKATQMQLPADILSNPQAFHQFEQNQSALSGALGRLLVVTENYPNLKSNQNFLALQSQLEGTENRIAVARRDYISAVQMYNTELRTIPGRWIAAMLYPDLKLRQTFAISEQAQQAPQVNF
- a CDS encoding LLM class flavin-dependent oxidoreductase; the protein is MPSVEFGATIPGSKGISEYAQQAESMGFDYLCSGEHMMFHGPVGNSLIALSIAAGATKKIKLMSTVVLLPLYRPMVIAKLTSVLDVASDGRYHMGIGIGGEFPKEFEACGVPVNQRGSRSNEALEVITKLWTEKNVTFEGRYSKFSGVTIQPAPVQKPHPPIWVAGRKEPAMRRAARYAQGWIPYMYTPEMLHESLDKIRQFGMEAGRDMSNFRPGLFIFASVYPDREKAKEQAAKALGGTYAQDFSKIAGRYTLYGNPDDCRKRLQEYVDAGARTVLISWACRHEDIAQNMKLVAEEITPAFR
- a CDS encoding choice-of-anchor Q domain-containing protein; the encoded protein is MTCSRILAMSALVAAFAIAGIKPGAAKTPPPPICVNVGGTSGCFSSIQAAVNAAPTETTINVSPGTYFENVTIGGGEVAILNSTISGNVAEAGSASGSAGGGIENNGGKVTLNNVTIADNTAGTGGGVDTSAGRNFKISNSIISNDTGTELDNDCAGKIDSRGFNLILDTTGCTFIGKTSTDITGMDPLLQALALNLPGTTETQALTAGSPALTKGNPATPNGKGIRCFATGQNGLVRPKGECDIGAFQLSGVI
- a CDS encoding TPM domain-containing protein, with amino-acid sequence MRPTMLRGWWTFALLLMLGAPLYAATPTFPQLSGRVVDDAGILTPATRNGLVEMLAAHERATGQQVVVVTLKSLEGYSIEDYGYQLGRAWGIGQKDKNTGAVLIVAPNERKVRIEVGYGLEGTLTDAASRVIIEDQILPSFRTGDFNAGVVAGTAAILTVLGGDTTAAQPRAPRPTTVENSPVGMLLLMVIFFAFMFWRSRLSRGSMARGYLGGAGPMIYRGGGFGGGSGGGFSGGGGSFGGGGASGGW